One genomic region from Streptomyces sp. NBC_00457 encodes:
- a CDS encoding CoA-acylating methylmalonate-semialdehyde dehydrogenase, translating into MKTIPHWINGSPAPGSTADTQPVFNPATGAEQAQVVLGGAADVDAAVAAAASAFETWSDSSLSRRTQVMFAFRQLLVEHEEELGRIISAEHGKTVDDARGEITRGREVVEFACGLGDVLKGSFSDQVSRGVDVHDFRQPLGVVAGITPFNFPAMVPLWMHPIAIATGNTFLLKPSERDPSAANFVAELYQRAGLPDGVFNVVHGGKPAVDAILTHPGIQAVSFVGSTPIAKYVHEQATAHGKRVQALGGAKNHAVVLPDADLEFAANHITAGAYGSAGERCMAVSVAVAVGDAADGLVEVLARKAREVEVGPGDRPGTEMGPLVTKAAQERVENAVGTAAAQGATVVVDGRGLKVDGHEEGFFTGPSLLDHVTTEMEAYKEELFGPVLAIVRAESLDQAIELINANPYGNGTALFTASGEAARRFQRRIKVGMIGINVPVPVPMSYYSFGGWKDSLIGDSPIHGPEGIRFYTRPKVVTSRWPQTEQQVAAGFNFPTSS; encoded by the coding sequence GTGAAGACCATCCCGCACTGGATCAACGGCAGCCCCGCACCGGGCTCCACCGCCGACACCCAGCCGGTGTTCAACCCGGCCACCGGCGCCGAGCAGGCCCAGGTGGTCCTGGGCGGCGCGGCCGATGTGGACGCCGCCGTCGCCGCCGCCGCGAGTGCCTTCGAGACCTGGTCGGACTCCTCCCTCAGCCGGCGCACCCAGGTGATGTTCGCCTTCCGGCAGCTGCTCGTCGAGCACGAGGAGGAGCTGGGCCGGATCATCTCCGCCGAGCACGGCAAGACCGTCGACGACGCCCGCGGTGAGATCACCCGTGGCCGCGAGGTCGTGGAGTTCGCCTGCGGTCTGGGCGACGTACTGAAGGGGTCCTTCTCCGACCAGGTCTCGCGTGGCGTGGACGTGCACGACTTCCGCCAGCCGCTGGGAGTCGTCGCGGGCATCACGCCGTTCAACTTCCCCGCCATGGTGCCGCTGTGGATGCATCCCATCGCCATCGCGACCGGCAACACGTTCCTGTTGAAGCCCAGCGAGCGTGACCCGTCCGCCGCCAACTTCGTCGCCGAGCTCTATCAGAGGGCCGGCCTGCCCGACGGGGTTTTCAACGTCGTCCACGGCGGTAAGCCGGCCGTCGACGCCATCCTCACCCACCCCGGCATCCAGGCCGTGTCCTTCGTCGGCTCCACCCCGATCGCCAAGTACGTCCACGAGCAGGCCACCGCCCACGGCAAGCGCGTCCAGGCTCTCGGCGGCGCCAAGAACCACGCCGTCGTCCTGCCCGACGCCGACCTGGAGTTCGCCGCCAACCACATCACGGCGGGCGCCTACGGTTCGGCCGGCGAACGCTGCATGGCCGTCTCCGTCGCCGTGGCCGTGGGTGACGCGGCCGACGGGCTGGTCGAGGTGCTGGCCCGCAAGGCCCGCGAGGTCGAGGTCGGCCCGGGCGACCGGCCCGGCACCGAGATGGGCCCGCTGGTCACCAAGGCCGCGCAGGAACGTGTCGAGAACGCGGTCGGAACCGCTGCCGCGCAGGGCGCGACGGTCGTCGTGGACGGCCGCGGACTGAAGGTCGACGGCCACGAGGAGGGCTTCTTCACCGGCCCGTCCCTCCTCGACCACGTCACCACCGAGATGGAGGCGTACAAGGAGGAGCTGTTCGGCCCGGTCCTGGCGATCGTCCGTGCCGAGTCCCTCGACCAGGCCATCGAGTTGATCAACGCCAACCCCTACGGCAACGGCACCGCCCTGTTCACCGCCTCCGGCGAGGCCGCCCGCCGGTTCCAGCGCCGGATCAAGGTCGGCATGATCGGCATCAATGTGCCGGTCCCGGTCCCGATGTCGTACTACTCCTTCGGCGGCTGGAAGGACTCCCTCATCGGCGACTCGCCGATCCACGGCCCCGAGGGCATCCGCTTCTACACCCGCCCCAAGGTCGTCACCTCCCGCTGGCCCCAGACCGAGCAGCAGGTCGCGGCCGGCTTCAACTTCCCCACTTCCAGCTGA
- a CDS encoding Gfo/Idh/MocA family protein: MSVRVGVIGAGWIGQDHIRRLTDTVAGAEVTAVTDIDSARAAESAARAGARVCADGAGLIAADDVDAVLVTSWGPTHAEHVLNAIAAGKPVFCEKPLATTVEDCLRIIEAESAYGRRLVQVGFMRRYDAGYRQMKQVIDSGRVGEPLVVHCAHRNPTVPESYISEMAALDSAVHEIDVLRWLLDDEIVSTQVVVGRSTSRRFAHLKDPQIMLFETAKGVRIDLELFVNCQYGYDIQCEIVAEEGLVRLPDPASVAVRTAGRHSTEILQAWVGRFTDAFDTEFREWIASVAAGTEPTGPSAWDGYAATVISNATVEALTSGRIVDTGMKPRPAFYSGGAVAVDVQPAA; encoded by the coding sequence ATGTCTGTGCGCGTAGGGGTGATCGGGGCCGGCTGGATCGGTCAGGATCACATCCGCCGGCTCACCGACACCGTGGCCGGTGCCGAGGTCACCGCGGTCACCGACATCGACTCCGCGCGGGCCGCTGAGTCGGCGGCCCGAGCCGGCGCCCGGGTGTGCGCCGACGGTGCCGGGCTGATCGCGGCGGACGACGTCGACGCGGTGCTGGTCACCTCCTGGGGCCCCACCCACGCCGAGCACGTCCTGAACGCCATCGCGGCCGGTAAGCCCGTGTTCTGCGAGAAGCCCCTCGCCACCACCGTCGAGGACTGTCTGCGGATCATCGAGGCCGAGTCGGCGTACGGCCGCCGTCTCGTCCAGGTCGGTTTCATGCGCCGCTACGACGCGGGCTACCGGCAGATGAAGCAGGTCATCGACTCCGGCCGCGTCGGCGAGCCGCTGGTGGTGCACTGCGCCCACCGCAACCCGACCGTCCCGGAGTCGTACATCTCCGAGATGGCCGCGCTCGACTCGGCCGTACACGAGATCGACGTACTGCGCTGGCTGCTCGACGACGAGATCGTCTCCACCCAGGTCGTCGTGGGGCGCTCCACCAGCCGACGGTTCGCGCACCTGAAGGACCCGCAGATCATGCTCTTCGAGACCGCCAAGGGCGTTCGCATCGACCTGGAGCTGTTCGTCAACTGCCAGTACGGCTACGACATCCAGTGCGAGATCGTCGCCGAAGAGGGCCTCGTACGACTGCCGGACCCGGCCTCGGTCGCCGTACGCACGGCGGGCCGGCACAGCACGGAGATCCTCCAGGCGTGGGTCGGCCGGTTCACGGACGCCTTCGACACCGAGTTCCGCGAGTGGATCGCCTCGGTCGCGGCGGGCACCGAGCCCACCGGGCCGTCCGCCTGGGACGGCTACGCGGCGACCGTCATCTCCAACGCCACCGTCGAGGCCCTGACATCGGGCCGCATCGTCGACACCGGCATGAAGCCCCGGCCCGCTTTCTACAGCGGCGGTGCCGT
- the iolD gene encoding 3D-(3,5/4)-trihydroxycyclohexane-1,2-dione acylhydrolase (decyclizing), with protein MNTIRLTTAQALVRFLANQYSERDGQEQRLIPGMWGIFGHGNVAGIGQALLQAAVTQEADLPYYLARNEQGMVHASVAYAKMRDRLAAFACTASTGPGSTNMITGAALATTNRLPVLLLPSDMFATRAADPVLQQLEDTRGGDVTVNDAFRAVSKYFDRVSRPEQLIPAALAAMRVLTDPVETGAVTLALPQDVQAEAYDWPADFFRRRVWHVGRPVPEPSAVERAARLLRGAKKPLIVAGGGAVYSGAETALRAFAEATGIPVADTHAGKGAVAWDHPRAVGGIGSTGSYAANELAREADVVLGIGTRYSDFTTASHTVFGNPDVAFVNLNVARLDAVKHSAEPLVSDARLGVEALAGALADWEVDQEYRDRTRQLIARTREIEEECFAPDRNTGEFPAQTQILGALNDVLDDRAVVINAAGSMPGDLQQLWRARDPKAYHVEYAYSCMGYEVAAGLGAKMADPSREVVVLVGDGSYLMMAQEIVTMVSEGLKVIIVLVQNHGFASIGALSESLGSQRFGTKYRFRDGDSGRLDGGVLPVDLAANASSLGADVLHATSVDEFRSVMEKAKAAQYTTVVHVETDLYGPNPPGHGWWDVPVSQTSALDSTRAAYETYAANKLNQRHYL; from the coding sequence ATGAACACCATCCGACTGACCACCGCTCAGGCCCTGGTGCGCTTCCTGGCGAACCAGTACAGCGAGCGCGACGGCCAGGAGCAGCGGCTGATCCCCGGCATGTGGGGCATCTTCGGGCACGGCAACGTGGCCGGGATCGGGCAGGCTTTGCTGCAGGCCGCCGTCACTCAAGAGGCCGATCTCCCTTACTACCTGGCCCGTAACGAACAGGGCATGGTGCACGCGTCGGTGGCGTACGCGAAGATGCGTGACCGGCTGGCGGCCTTCGCCTGCACGGCCTCCACCGGCCCCGGCTCCACGAACATGATCACCGGTGCGGCCCTGGCGACCACCAACCGGCTGCCGGTCCTGCTGCTGCCGTCCGACATGTTCGCCACCCGCGCCGCCGACCCGGTGCTCCAGCAGTTGGAGGACACCCGCGGCGGGGACGTCACGGTCAACGACGCCTTCCGCGCCGTATCGAAGTACTTCGACCGCGTCTCGCGCCCCGAACAGCTCATCCCGGCCGCGCTGGCCGCGATGCGGGTGCTGACCGACCCGGTGGAGACGGGTGCCGTGACGCTCGCGCTGCCGCAGGACGTGCAGGCGGAGGCGTACGACTGGCCGGCCGACTTCTTCCGGCGCCGGGTGTGGCATGTGGGCCGTCCGGTGCCGGAACCCAGCGCCGTGGAGCGGGCCGCGCGCCTGCTGCGGGGCGCGAAGAAGCCGCTGATCGTGGCGGGCGGCGGGGCTGTGTACTCCGGCGCCGAGACCGCCCTGCGGGCCTTCGCCGAGGCCACCGGTATCCCGGTCGCGGACACGCACGCGGGCAAGGGCGCCGTGGCCTGGGACCATCCCCGCGCGGTCGGCGGCATCGGCTCCACGGGCTCGTATGCGGCGAACGAACTGGCGCGCGAGGCGGACGTCGTCCTCGGCATCGGCACCCGGTACTCCGACTTCACCACCGCCAGCCACACCGTCTTCGGCAACCCGGACGTCGCCTTCGTCAACCTCAACGTCGCCCGCCTCGACGCCGTGAAGCACTCGGCGGAGCCGCTGGTCTCGGATGCCCGCCTCGGCGTCGAAGCGCTGGCGGGGGCGCTCGCAGACTGGGAAGTGGACCAGGAGTACCGCGACCGCACCCGCCAACTCATCGCCCGTACACGGGAGATCGAGGAAGAGTGCTTCGCACCCGACCGCAACACCGGCGAGTTCCCCGCCCAGACCCAGATCCTCGGCGCGCTCAACGACGTACTCGACGACCGGGCCGTGGTCATCAACGCGGCGGGCTCCATGCCGGGTGACCTGCAACAGCTGTGGCGGGCGCGGGATCCGAAGGCATACCACGTCGAGTACGCCTACTCCTGCATGGGTTACGAGGTCGCCGCCGGTCTCGGTGCGAAGATGGCCGACCCGTCGCGCGAGGTCGTCGTCCTGGTCGGTGACGGCTCGTATCTGATGATGGCTCAGGAGATCGTGACCATGGTCTCCGAGGGCCTGAAGGTCATCATCGTCCTGGTCCAGAACCACGGCTTCGCCTCGATCGGCGCCCTGTCGGAGTCGCTCGGCTCGCAGCGCTTCGGCACCAAGTACCGCTTCCGCGACGGGGATTCGGGCCGACTCGACGGTGGTGTCCTCCCGGTCGACCTCGCCGCGAACGCCTCCTCGCTCGGCGCGGACGTCCTGCACGCCACCAGCGTCGACGAGTTCCGCAGCGTGATGGAGAAGGCCAAGGCCGCCCAGTACACCACCGTCGTGCACGTCGAGACCGACCTCTACGGCCCCAATCCGCCCGGCCACGGCTGGTGGGACGTCCCCGTCAGCCAGACCTCCGCCCTGGACTCCACCCGCGCCGCGTACGAGACGTACGCCGCGAACAAGCTCAACCAGCGGCACTACCTGTAA
- a CDS encoding Cgl0159 family (beta/alpha)8-fold protein: protein MAPPNERRDDVLSDNVSRIVDARVSDPGAIAAAAARRVKAASLLGEHGKAMIIAADHPARGANGVGGDPSAMADRFELLDRLCVALERPGVTGVLATADILEDLLLLGVLDGKSVFGSMNRAGLAGSVFEIDDRFTGYDAATIAAMGFDGGKMLTRIALGDPATPSALENSARAVDELNGRQLIALVEPFISVWQDGKIRNDLSTDAVIKSVSIASGLGRRTAYTWLKLPVVPDMERVLASSTLPALLLGGEVKDADAAFASWGKALKQPTAQGLVVGRSLLYPASGDVVGAVNRAVSLL, encoded by the coding sequence ATGGCTCCTCCGAACGAAAGGCGTGACGACGTGCTGTCCGACAACGTGAGCCGGATCGTGGACGCCCGGGTGAGCGACCCCGGCGCCATCGCGGCCGCTGCCGCGCGCCGCGTGAAGGCGGCCTCGCTGCTCGGCGAGCACGGCAAGGCGATGATCATCGCCGCCGACCATCCGGCGCGCGGCGCGAACGGCGTGGGCGGTGACCCGTCCGCCATGGCCGACCGCTTCGAGTTGCTGGACCGGCTGTGCGTGGCGCTGGAGCGGCCGGGTGTGACCGGGGTGCTGGCCACCGCCGACATCCTGGAGGACCTGCTGCTGCTCGGCGTCCTGGACGGCAAGAGCGTCTTCGGGTCGATGAACCGGGCCGGTCTCGCGGGTTCGGTGTTCGAGATCGACGACCGGTTCACCGGCTACGACGCCGCCACGATCGCCGCGATGGGCTTCGACGGCGGCAAGATGCTCACCCGTATCGCCCTGGGCGACCCTGCGACTCCGTCCGCCCTGGAGAACAGCGCCCGCGCCGTGGACGAGCTGAATGGCCGTCAACTCATCGCCCTGGTCGAGCCGTTCATATCGGTGTGGCAGGACGGGAAGATCCGTAACGACCTCTCCACCGACGCCGTCATCAAGTCGGTCAGCATCGCCTCGGGGCTGGGTCGCCGTACCGCCTACACCTGGCTGAAGCTGCCGGTCGTCCCGGATATGGAGCGCGTGCTGGCCTCCTCCACGCTGCCCGCGCTGCTGCTGGGCGGCGAGGTCAAGGACGCCGACGCCGCGTTCGCGTCCTGGGGCAAGGCGCTCAAGCAGCCCACCGCGCAGGGTCTGGTCGTGGGCCGGTCCCTGCTCTATCCCGCGAGCGGCGACGTCGTCGGCGCGGTGAACCGGGCGGTGAGTCTGCTGTGA